AGCAGAATCAGAATAACGCTCCTGCTACTAATGCCCACTTGTTCTATCAAAATAATTTTGGGGTAGCAAACCCGACTGTTATACAAACGATTGAACATTGGATCAATGACTTGAACGAAGCAATGGTTATTGAAGCAATGAGAAGGGCAGCCGTTGACCAAAAAGGTTTCAGATACGCTGAAGGCATCATGAAGAAATGGCTAAATAAAAATATAACCACTATGCAGCAAGTACAGGCGGATGATGTTGCATTCTCCAATAAAAACGAGAAGCCTAACGGCATCTATAACCAAGAATTCAAGCGAACCGCAGAAGATGAGGAGCGTTTGAGACGGTTAAATGATATTGATTTACCGCAAGGATTCTATGACAACCTTATATAGGAGGTAGAGCAGTAATGATTAATACAAGCAAGTTAATGAGTAGCCGTTCAGCCTTTATTGATACGGCAATTAATAAAGGTGGCTTGCTGCCACTGGAAGAATACTCAACGTGTGAGAAACATATCAACGTGGAGTTATTCCAAAATCTCAAAACAAAAGAAATCATTTGTCCAGTGTGCTATTTGGAAAAACAATCCGATCAAACGGCTGCAACTGATTCCCAGGTACAAGATGGCGCATTTGGTGACAGAGCAAGAAAGTTCCGCTACTTAGCAAACCACTCATTATTTCAAAATAAAAATCTCATGAATAAAGGTTTCAAGGACTACAAGGCCACTACTAAAGAACAGAAAGAAAATCGAGATGCAGCATCTTCAACGGTTTCACGTATAGTAGGCGGCCAACCTTTGAATATCATCATTACAGGCAGCCAAGGCAGCGGGAAAACTCATTTGGCCACAGCCATCGGGAATAACGTGAACGCCATGAGCAACCGTGATGATATTCAAAAGACCGTTCTCTATTACAGCTTCAGTAGGTTGTTAAATGTAATCCGTGATAGCTACAGTAACCCAACGTTTAAGGGTGAAAAATATTATCTTGAACTCGCTGAAAAAGCTGACTTACTTATCTTAGATGATATAGGCGTAGAAATGGGTGGGACAGCAACAGGGAAGAAGTCCGAATTTAGTAACAAGATTCTATTCAGCTTGCTTGATACCAGAGAGGACAAAGCGACTATCATCACAAGTAATCTAAATTTAGAATCGCTTGAGAAGCAATATGATCCCCGTATCATCAGCCGTTTGAAAGCGAACATGGTGCCGATAACCTTCACTGAAACGGCTGATTACCGTGAAAAAATGATGATTTAAGAGGATGTGGCAGAGGGTGGCTGACAATAGGGTTCCCCAAAATTGAGGAGGCCCCAATTAAGGACTGTCCAATTTTGGACAGTCCTAATCAGCCGAAAACTAAGCCGATTAAAAAGAGGTGAAGCGAACTTGTTTGAATGGTTGACTGAATATAGAAAGCTTGAAGAACGTATATCCTTCATTGAGTGGAATCTCAATAAAACTAAGTTAGAGCTGATTCGCTGGGAAGAAGGGGACTTAATGAATATTAAGTTAACCAATGAATCAAGAGGGGCAAATGTTGAAAATGAAATTAAGCGATTGGAAGAAGAACTAGAGGAAACTGAAAGATTGAAAGAATCCTTATTAAACTTAATAGATACCTTTGAAGGGTTAGATAACATAATAATTAAAAAGAAATATATTGAAGGCCTTTCTTTAGAAGATATTGCAGAAGTTGTCGGATATAGCACTTCTTACGTCCGTAAACGTTATACCGAAATTAGAAAGACTTTAAAAATTATTGACCAATACACGGAAAAATAGAAAGTTGCATCTTCACTAAATAGAGAGTTAGATTAATGGCTATTTTTTAGCAGATGATTTCAAACATTTATTAAGTCAGATCCGTTATCTTGATGCTTTAACAGAATGGTTAGAAATAGATTTTGATGCTAAAGCAGTGGCCCGTGAAACTATTAAAGAATATGATGAGCTATTTTCAGCCATCGATTATGAGAATAAGGAACTTTGAGGAAAGGATGAGCCTAATAGTTGCTGAAACGGAAAAACAAATAAAGGTGCAGGAAGCAGCAGATATAAATAACCTTGGAGATGATCCGAGCGCACACTTTGAGATGATGATGCAATTCCTGGAGATATAGCCGGCACTTTCGGCAGCCTAAAAAAGCATACTCACATTTCTCAGAGTGCAATAAGCCTTAAATTAGATCACGTATGCAACACGCAATAGGAGGGAGACAATGGCTCTCCCTCATTTTATTAAAGAACAGAGGTGAAAAGTTATTGATTGAATGGGATCCAATACGTAAGGAATATGAGGAGACAGGCATTAACATGACAGACCTGGCCAACAAGTACGGCATCAAGCCCGCTACACTCCGAAAAAGAAAGTCACGTGACAGCTGGGAAAAAGTCACACAGGACGTGACTAAGAAAGTGACGCGTGACCTGCAGCGGGAGACGAAGGAGGTTCTCAGTGAGTCCGATCTCTCAGACATAGAAGAAAGGTTCTGTCTTGAGTATATGGTGGACTTTAACAAAACCCAGGCATACATGCGGGCACGACCTGGAACAGCTTATAACTCAGCAGCTACCAGCGCACAGCGGTTGTTCCAAAAAGATAAAGTCCAGGAACGCCTGGCCGAACTACGAGACGCAAAGGCTAACGAGCTCTTTTTGACAGCTTTGGACCTGGACGCGCAACTCCTGAAGCAGGCTATGGCCGATATGAGGCAGTTTGCTGAATGGGGTACTGAAGAAATAACGTCCGAGGAGTATACCGCCGAGGGTCTAAAGATTGAACACAAGAAAATAAAGCCGTTCCTGCGCTTCAAGAATTCGGAGCAGGTAGATGGCCAACTCATCCAAGAGGTGAGCCTGGGCCGTGACGGCTTACGCGTGAAGCTTCCTGACAAGCAGCGTGCCATCGCCGAGCTACTGAAACGCTTTGAGTTTGGGGATGACTATGATGCACACCAACAGATGGAAGATGATGGCTTCATTAAAGCTTTGGGGTTAACGGCCGCAGAATTGTGGCCAGAAGAAGAAGAGGAGGATAATACTTGAAGAAATCAACAGAGATAGACGACATCAAAGAAAGCCTAGTTTTTGCGCTGGAAGAACTGGGGGGCTTGGCCGGATCCATGCAGTTGGCCACGATTGCAACCAACGCAATGAATCGAATGGCAGAAAATTCAGGGGCGGAAACCGCTACTAACCTGCAGCGTGCTGCGAAGATTGGACTGCCTGAAATCATGGACGTCCAGCGGAATTGCTACCGACGCATTAAAATTGTGGAGGATCTCCTGCAGTCTGAAGTCGTGAACTTGATCCGTTTGACGAAGGAGGCAGCCGACGATGAAAGAGTCTAGTTTCGGAGCAGTACGCCCCGTTGTGGCCGTTATCTTGAAAGAGTACCCAGAGATGGTCTTGCGCCCAGGAGCAAGCGGCGTGCGTGCCTTGATTGCAACCTATGAAGATGAAGACTGTAGAAAGCTTCAGTCTGTGACTGTCTCGATGCTGAAAGGGAAAAGCTTTACTGTTCCTGCCAGCGATATTGACCATATAAATATGGGAACGAGCAGAGCCCACCGATCCGATGACGAGAATTGGCAAGAGTTAGAAGACGCTGCTTTCCATTACCGAAACACCATAGCAGATATCTTTGAATTTTAACCGCTGGGAGGAAAAGGATGCATGAGTTATGAAGTGACGGAGGAGGACCTGGCCACTATCAGAAGGGCAGTAGCGGAGTTAGTGGCCGAAGATTATGACCCGCCTGCTGATATCAGAAAAGATGAAGAGGAAAATCAAGATAAGTTTTTCCGCAATACGAAACTCCTGCTAAAGAATTATAGAAAGATGAAAGAGGATGCGAAGCATGTCCCACTAATTGAGGATCAATTACTATTTGATATTGAAACAGAGATTTTCGGAGGCAACGAAGACATTGAAATCATCCTGCAATCAAAAAGGAAAAGTGCGGCCATGCTGCAGTACGTGGATGCATCCATTGCTGCCTATAAAAAGATATGTACATCTTATGCGTATCAGTGGGATGGTACGTTCAGCAACAACCCACAACTTGAGGACAGTTTTAGAGTAATGAAGTGGTTCTACCTAGATTATTACTCAACCTACAAGCCGCGCATAACTGAGAATCCTTTCGGAATTAACCGCTCTAATTTTTATAGACAGCTGGACAAAGCCACGAAGGACCTTTCAGTTATCTTGTTCGGAATGGACTCAGAAGTATTTGATTAAGAAGAAAAGAGGTGATCGGATGCGGTACCTGCAGTATACAGTTACTTTTATCGCTGCTTTGTTACTCATTGCATCCATCCTGGCCATCTTTGCCCTGGTAGCCGGTGTATTGATTTATGGGGCGATGGTTGTCTGGCATTTTATAGAAATGGGCGTCTAGCCTGGGAGGTGAAACAATGAAAAAGAAAGCCATCATCAAAGCATATAAACGACAGAAAAAAGAGAAAAAAGCAGCAATTATCAAGAAAGTGAAGAACCCTAAAACCTTTCAAGACGATTTCGTCAGCCGCATCGCCGTATGGATGCACGAGAAGAATCCGGAAGCTCCGGAAACCGTCAAGCTTCAACGTGAACCGCTGCAAGATATATTTGAGGAAATCTTCCTGGAGAATATGAAGCGCAACTTAACAGAAGACGAGTGGCGCATCGCGAACAAAATAATAGATGACACAATAAAAAAAGTGGAGAGTGATTAATATGGAAATCGGTACAGAATTATTACAAGCGCTGCATACAACGTTTGACGCGCTACAAGCTGACATCACACAAACAGAAGAAGCGCTAGACATCGCCAACGCAGAACTCACTGCAATGGCAGACAGCAGCACCCTGGAAGAACTACAGGCACGCAATGAAATAGCTCAAAAAGTTTTATTGCTGCAGGAGGCTCTGAGACAAGCACAGGAGAAACATGACCGCATCCATAAAGAAAACGGTCCGTTGGTATTGGAGGACGCAACCCGCATCATTCGCGAGTACCGCACAGCTATCAAAGACAAGCATGTAGATGATTATGCACTGATCAGACAGAAAGAGGCAGAGATAGCAATCATTAAGGATACAATCAACCAAAGTGAACGCGCTGAAAAAGCCAACATGCATGAGTTCATTGCTGAGATCCGTCAATACCTGCCAACGAACCTTTATAACCCGGATGGATCCCGTAAAATCTTTGATACCCCGGAATCTTTTTTACATACGTACGTAGAAAAGGGCAGTAATCAAACCGCACTACTATTTAACCAAGGAGGACAAAGCTAATGACTAAATATGCAACGGAATTAATGGAAACCGCAAAAAAAGCAAAAGCAACGATCGAGGCACTGCAGGCGCAGAAGCATGAGGCTGACTCAGCTCATTTTAATAAGCGAATAACAGACGAGGTTCATTATGAGACCAACGCCAATATAAGCAAGGCTATAACTGAAGTCAAAACTGCATTTTATAACGAGATGCGTGCGCAGCGAGATAGTTATCAAGCTGCAGCCAATAAATGGGATACGCTTGACGCTGCCAAGTTAACGGATGATGTCAATCTTTTGAACAGCCCTATCAAACTAGGGGAAGCCGATTATACGAAACTCCTAGAGAAATATAAGGACAATCGGACCATGTTGCGCGCCATCACTGACTCAGCCAATGCCAATAAAGTAGAGTTTACCGTACCAAACGGCGGCGTCTTAGTATCTGCAGAGGCGAAGCTTGCAGCGTTTGACGACTTCAGCCAAAGCGTAACGCGAGGCATTGAGGATTTAAGCAGTGGCGCCAGTATGACTTTTGCGGTGATGGAGTCTATGACAGACGTTTCCAGTGTTGATGTTGCTTTAGACGTTTGATAACAAAATACCCGCTAGCTTTACGGCCGGCGGGTTTATCTTCTTTGGTAGGAGGATAGAGGTACACCAAAACGGAACCCATTAAACAAACAGAAAAAGAAAGAGGTGATTAAGTGGCAACACTAGAACAATCATTACAACTAACAGATAAATTTTCCGAACCACTGGAGCGGATCAACAGGATGGCGCAGGATACGCTTAAAACGTTCATTGCTTTGGACAAAGCCATGAGCGGCGGGTATGACCTGCGCATGAGTGCAGAAACGTCCGAGGTGGAAGATGCGCTCCTTGCATCCAACCGTCTTGCCGATGCAGTGGATAATGACTACAACCTCATTATTAACGCACAGGACGCATCTTTAAGGGATGCCATGCAAGAGGCCGAGAAGCTCCGAAGCTTTATGATGCAAGACATGGAAACGGCTGTAGCTGTTGATCATAGCGACATCACGCAGGCAACGCAGCAACTAAACACGCTGGAGATTGAGCTGGCCGGAACACGCAGCACCATGAGTCAGCTTGCAAGTATTGACCCGTTGGCTGGTATGACTGCCTCCCTGGGACAAGCGCAAGCGGTAAACAACCAACTGAACAGTACCAACGTTATTTATAGCCGTTTGGCCGCCGGTGTGGACGTGGTGAGCGCTAAGATGATGCGCCTGCCATTCCTATCGGACAAGCTAAAAGCCAGCCTGGGCGCTAACGTGACCGTTTGGACGGAGATGTATTTGAGACAGTCCCGCGTGGTCCAGATGCTGGAGAAAATGCGGGCATCCATGCAGCGCGCTTCAACATCACAAAACAAACTTGTTTCGACAACAATGCGCTTTGTTTCCATCCTTGGCAGGGTGAACGCGCCCGTGACAAAATTTATAAGCCTTGTCACAAAAGGCGGGGGAGCGATACTCCGAAATTTGAACAATCAGAACCGTTTCAAGGGCTCCATAGACCGGACAACGGCCTCCCAGGAGAAGCTAAACAGTATCAGCAGGCTCATGAACTTTGGGGTGGCCATTGCAGCGCTCCAGCGTATCAGTAGCATGATGACCGGCTTAATCAGTAAAGCAGACACGTTTATCAATACGATGGCCCGGCTCAACATGATCAATGACGGCATGCGAACCACAGCGCAATTATCAGACCAGATACTCGCTGCCGCCATTCGTTCCCGTTCTGCCTATGCCGATACGGCCAACTTTGTGGCCAGGCTGGGGATCAATGCGGGGGATGCGTTCTCCAATAACGATGAGTTGATCGCTTTCGCTGAGACACTGAACAAGGCCTACAAGATCGGCGGGGCCAGCGTTGAGGAACAAGCCAGCTCTATGCTGCAGTTAACGCAGGCTTTGGCCGCTGGGGCTTTGAGAGGCGAGGAGCTCAACTCCGTCATGGAAGGGGCGCCGCTTGTCATTCAAGCCATCCAGGACGAACTGGGCATCACGCGCGCAGAACTCCGGGAACTGGCCTCTGAAGGAGCCATCTCCTCCGACATCATTAAGAGAGCCATGTTTAACGCTGCAGACGAGATTAATGCGAAGTTTGCAACGATGCCACTGACGTTTGCGGACATGATGACACAAATGCAAAATACAGCCGTGTATGCTTTCCAGCCGCTCATACAGGCGTTTAATGATTTCATTAATTCGACTATGGGGCAGGAGCTCTTTGCATCCATCACAAACGGCATTTTTATCCTGGCACAAGTCGCATCCTGGGCGTTTGATGTGATTGTGGCCGGCATCCAGTGGGCCCAACAGAACGCGAACATGCTGCAGACTGCCTTTGTTATCCTGGGCGGTGTATTGGCCGCCGTGGCCGTCATCGCTTTAGGGATATGGCTTTATGCGCACGCCGGGGCAGTCCTGTTCATTGGAGCAATTGCTCTAGTGGCCTGGGCGCTCAATCAGATGGGCTTTTCAGCTATCGAGGTAGCGGGCTGGATCGTGGGCGGCTTTATGTGGGTCGGAACGGTGCTTTATAACGTCGTCGTCTTTGCGGCCGGGATCATCATCCAGCTTGGCCAGACGATCTACAACGTCTTTGCCTATGCCTGGAATGTGGTCGCTGCGTTCGTTGAGTTCTTTGCGAACGTGTGGCGAAGCCCTGTTTACAGTACGCAGATGCTCTTTTACAACTTGATCAAGAACATACTGGACTATATGGCCAACATTGCAGATAGCTCAGGCAGTGCAGCAACGGCTTTGGGTAATGCATTTGTGAACGGTGCTAACATTGCCATACGAGCCGTGAATGGTTTGATCGAACTGCTTAACAAGATACCAGGCGTTAATATCGGAACAGTGGGAGAGCTGGCCAGCTTTGGAGCTAACAACACAGTAGGCGATAGTATCCGGGGCATGAGTGAGATGTTCAACCCAGGCGAGGCTCCAGATAACTATTGGAGCGCTCCGAAGATGGAACTTGCAGCCTTTACTGGTTACGAGTTTATCGGAAACAATCTTAAGGATCCCGGGGCTTCTTTTGATACAGGTTATAACTTTGTTCAGAACCTCGGAGATATGGACTTTAACGGCTTGGGCGATTTCACGAACATGCTGGATAAGAACAACGGATTAATGGCTGGGGTTATGGATGGTTTCACGGGT
This genomic interval from Jeotgalibaca arthritidis contains the following:
- a CDS encoding ATP-binding protein — its product is MINTSKLMSSRSAFIDTAINKGGLLPLEEYSTCEKHINVELFQNLKTKEIICPVCYLEKQSDQTAATDSQVQDGAFGDRARKFRYLANHSLFQNKNLMNKGFKDYKATTKEQKENRDAASSTVSRIVGGQPLNIIITGSQGSGKTHLATAIGNNVNAMSNRDDIQKTVLYYSFSRLLNVIRDSYSNPTFKGEKYYLELAEKADLLILDDIGVEMGGTATGKKSEFSNKILFSLLDTREDKATIITSNLNLESLEKQYDPRIISRLKANMVPITFTETADYREKMMI
- a CDS encoding sigma-70 family RNA polymerase sigma factor, with amino-acid sequence MFEWLTEYRKLEERISFIEWNLNKTKLELIRWEEGDLMNIKLTNESRGANVENEIKRLEEELEETERLKESLLNLIDTFEGLDNIIIKKKYIEGLSLEDIAEVVGYSTSYVRKRYTEIRKTLKIIDQYTEK
- a CDS encoding terminase small subunit, giving the protein MIEWDPIRKEYEETGINMTDLANKYGIKPATLRKRKSRDSWEKVTQDVTKKVTRDLQRETKEVLSESDLSDIEERFCLEYMVDFNKTQAYMRARPGTAYNSAATSAQRLFQKDKVQERLAELRDAKANELFLTALDLDAQLLKQAMADMRQFAEWGTEEITSEEYTAEGLKIEHKKIKPFLRFKNSEQVDGQLIQEVSLGRDGLRVKLPDKQRAIAELLKRFEFGDDYDAHQQMEDDGFIKALGLTAAELWPEEEEEDNT
- a CDS encoding tape measure protein is translated as MATLEQSLQLTDKFSEPLERINRMAQDTLKTFIALDKAMSGGYDLRMSAETSEVEDALLASNRLADAVDNDYNLIINAQDASLRDAMQEAEKLRSFMMQDMETAVAVDHSDITQATQQLNTLEIELAGTRSTMSQLASIDPLAGMTASLGQAQAVNNQLNSTNVIYSRLAAGVDVVSAKMMRLPFLSDKLKASLGANVTVWTEMYLRQSRVVQMLEKMRASMQRASTSQNKLVSTTMRFVSILGRVNAPVTKFISLVTKGGGAILRNLNNQNRFKGSIDRTTASQEKLNSISRLMNFGVAIAALQRISSMMTGLISKADTFINTMARLNMINDGMRTTAQLSDQILAAAIRSRSAYADTANFVARLGINAGDAFSNNDELIAFAETLNKAYKIGGASVEEQASSMLQLTQALAAGALRGEELNSVMEGAPLVIQAIQDELGITRAELRELASEGAISSDIIKRAMFNAADEINAKFATMPLTFADMMTQMQNTAVYAFQPLIQAFNDFINSTMGQELFASITNGIFILAQVASWAFDVIVAGIQWAQQNANMLQTAFVILGGVLAAVAVIALGIWLYAHAGAVLFIGAIALVAWALNQMGFSAIEVAGWIVGGFMWVGTVLYNVVVFAAGIIIQLGQTIYNVFAYAWNVVAAFVEFFANVWRSPVYSTQMLFYNLIKNILDYMANIADSSGSAATALGNAFVNGANIAIRAVNGLIELLNKIPGVNIGTVGELASFGANNTVGDSIRGMSEMFNPGEAPDNYWSAPKMELAAFTGYEFIGNNLKDPGASFDTGYNFVQNLGDMDFNGLGDFTNMLDKNNGLMAGVMDGFTGSPADYSDLLGAGDDGGAGDKLGKGKEIGDIGKIKSEVSITEEDIKLMRDIAERNFIIKYQQVTPQATVNLNGSGSTETDAKKLLHLMEKMIVEQSSNDLVPQT